The nucleotide sequence GCTGATTAATCTACGACCCAAAGATTTCGAGAGTGATTACAATCTTTTTGAAACCTTCACCCTGAACGAGTTGAACGATTACATCGACCTACTCAAGAGCCGGGGTGCCGACGGCCTGGAAGTGTACCTTATTGAAAAATATACGCGTTTTACCCAGCCATTTGCCATCCTGATTCTGACTGCCATTGGGGTAATCGTGTCAGCGCGCAAAAGTCGCCGGGGCGTGGGCCTGCAGATCGCCCTGGGCTTTGCCCTGGCTTTTATCTACATTCTGTTTTTTCTACTTTCCAAGGGAGTGGCCGAGTCGGGCAACATCAATACGCTACTGGCGGTGTGGCTGCCTAATATTATTTTTTCATTTGTGGGCGTGGCTCTGTTCAAAACCCTGCCCCGATGAGTTCGTCGCCCCCGCTGCGCTCCTACCTGCAACTGCATTTCCTGGTGCTGATCTGGGGTTTTACCGCCATCCTGGGACTATTGGTGACTATTGCTCCCACTGCTTTGGTCCTCTACCGTACCTTTTTTGCGGCTCTGGGATTAGCGTTGGTAGTCTATCTGCGTAAAAAGAGTTTCCGTGTCGGACGCGGTCAGGCCATTCGCATGATGGGGGTGGGGATTCTGCTCTCTACCCACTGGATTTTGTTTTTCGCTTCGGCGCGGGTTTCCACAGCATCCGTCTGTTTGGCGGGCATGTCCACTACCTCGCTCTGGACCAGTTTGGTCGAGCCGCTGGTGAACCGACAGCGGGTCAGGCCGCTGGAGGTACTTCTGGGACTGCTGGCAGTGGCAGGACTATACATTGTGTTCCGTTTCGAGTTCAATCATGCCCTGGGTTTGATACTAGCCTTGGGTTCGGCTTTTCTGGCGGCCCTTTTCACCGTGGCCAACAGCCATTTTGTGAAGCGACACGACGCTTTTGTGATTACCTTTTACGAAATGGTGGGAGCAAGCATCTGTTCACTTTTTTTTGTGATTGTTTTTCAAACGTACGACCTGAACAATGCTCTGCCGCTCTGGCCTGCTTCCGCCGACTGGCTATGGATTTTGATTCTGGCGGGGGTATGCACCGTGTATGCCTATTCTATGGGTACCCAGCTGATGAAGCAGTTTTCGGCGTATATGCTCAACCTCACTGTGAACCTCGAGCCCGTGTACGGTATTGCGCTGGCCTTCGTCATTTTCGGGGAGAAAGAGCGCATGACGCCTGGCTTTTATCTGGGTACCCTGGTGATTCTGCTGGCGGTTCTGGCTTATCCCCTTTTGCAGAGGCGCCAGCCCATGGCGGGTTAAACCCAACCTAAATGCCTGGGGTTTGCCTTTTCCTGCTAATTTTGCCCCATAAACGACGACTTTATGAATCCAGCACGCCTGCTGCTCGTACTACCCTGCTACAACGAAGAAGCCATTCTGCACCACACCTATGGTACGCTGAAAGGCTATTATGCGGGTATCAAAGCAAGCGGACTCATTCACGAAGATAGCAGAATATGCTTCGTCAATGACGGCAGCCGCGACCGTACCTGGACCATGATTGAAGAGATTTCGCAAGCCGATCCCACCGTTATTGGCGTCAAGCTCTCCCGCAATTTTGGTCATCAAAGCGCAATCCTGGCCGGACTGGAACACCATGTGGACGATTTCGACTGCTTCATCACCCTCGACGCCGATTTGCAGGACGACATCCACGCCATGACCGCCATGCTCGAAAAACATCGCGAGGGCGCGATGATCGTGTACGGCGTCCGCAACGACCGGACCTCCGACAGTTGGTTCAAGCGCGTGACGGCCGAGAGTTTCTACACGATCATGCAGAAAATGGGCGTTCCGGTGGTGTTCAACCACGCCGATTTCCGGCTCATGGATCGCCGGGTACTGCGGGAGTTGGGGAATTTCCGGGAAATCAACCTCTTCCTACGGGGCATCGTGCCTTTGGTAGGTTTTCAGAGTGAGAAGGTTTTTTATAAGCGGCTGGACCGGATGGCAGGCGAGACCAAGTACCCCGTCAGGAAAATGGTTCTGTTCGCCTGGAACGGCATCACGTCATTCTCCACCTTTCCCATGCGGCTGGTGCTGTACTTTGGTTTTTTCAATTTTCTGGTAGCCATGGTTATTTTTGCCTATATCCTGGGTTCCTACCTTTTTGGCTTTACCGTACCCGGCTGGACTTCCACCATGCTCCCGATTACTTTTTTTAGCGGCTCCAATATGATGGCGCTGGGGCTGATTGGGGAATATATCGGCAAAATCTACGAGGAAGTAAAAGCCCGGCCCCGCTATATTATTGAAAAAATAGTGCATGAATAATCTTATCAGAATTTACCGGACGGTCGGCAACACAATTAATATAGCCTTACTGGCTGGTGTACTGCTGCCATTGATCGCCCTATCTTTTTACAACCACCCTTCCCCCGCCGATGACTACGGCTACATCGACACGGTGTTCAAATACGGCTGGCTGGAAGCCATGCATTACTACTACACGGGCTGGACAGGCCGGTATTTTGGTATTTTCCTAAATCATACAAACCCTCTTCTTTTCCATTCCGTTGAGGGCTTCAAGGTACTGCCCGTTCTGGTTATCTTGGGCCTGGTGGCGATCCTGTACGGGTTGGCTCGTCAGTTGACCCCCACCCTGTCGTGGCGGGCACATCTGGGTTTTGCGGGGGTACTTTTTTTTCTATATATCCTCAAATTGCCCAGCGTCGCCGAAGCTTTCTACTGGATGGCGGCTTTCGTGACCTTCTCGGTTCCGGCCATCATGACCTTTGGCTGGATTATCTTGACAATTCGTTGGTATCGCCTCGAAACCAAACGACTCCAAATCCTCACCACTGTTTTTGCTGGTTTTTTGGTATTTGCTATCATAGGCAGCAGTGAGCCCAGCCTCCTTACGATTCTTATTCTGATCGCAGGTCTTTGGGGATACCGCCTTCTGTTTCATAAAAAGGTCGACGGGTTCATGATCGGGATGCTGGTGGCAGCGGCCATAGGCTGTTTTTTCTATTTCAGAGCCCCAGGCCTTACCGTCCGCATCGGGGGCAATCCTCTAAGTGGAAACATTCCTAAGTCGATGCTGAACGCTTTCAAAACCCTCACCCTACTCACTGTCGACTGGCTCACTACCACTCCAATCCTGCTGTTCACGGTCGTGTGGTTCATTGTACTTTCGCGCATTGTGCCGCAAGCCCGCGCCTATTTTGCAGTTCCCTTCTGGTACGTTTCTCTGCTATTCCTAGGTGTGTTGGCCGCTCAGCTCTTTACGCCTTACTATGGCATTGGCATCGATCCTACGGCACGGGAGGTCAACTACGTGTATTTATTTTTTCTGGTAGGCTGGTTTTATGTAGCAGGCGTGCTTTTTCACGAAGTCAACAGCCAGTTCACCCTACCTCATATTCCCCGGTTACCCCAAGGCATAATCCTGACAATTCTGGCGTTCTGGATTGTTTTTGATGTTTACGAAAATGCCAACATCCGCATGGTGTATAAGGACTGGCTGAGCGGCAAAGCGGCTACCTACAACGCCAAAATGTACCAGCGGTATGAGCTGATTAAAAATTCGCCAACTCCGGTGGTGTACCTACCCGAAATAAAAGATCCGCCCCAATCCCTGTTCGTGGACGACATCAAAGAAGATAAGAACCACTGGTGGAATAAGCTGATGGCCGGGTACTTCGGCAAGGAGGCGATCTACCTTAAAAAAGCAGATCATGACTGAAAAGGTGCTCACCAAAGGTACCCTTGGCGCGGCGATCCTGATCCTGATTCCAATCGTCCTGTTTTATGTGGTTTCTATTCAGTATAGCATCAATGTACCCTGGTTCGACGACTTCGACTGTCTGCCCAACTTCCTGCTGAACTGGCTGAACGCCGAAACTTTTTCCGGTAAGTTGGAAGCCTTGTTTCATCCCACCAATGAGCACCGGATCGTCTCGGCGCACTTGGTGCTACTGGCCCAACAGTCCCTTATGGGCACCCTGAATTTTAGAGTCATGGCGTTCATAGGCAACCTATCCGTGCTTGGGATATTCTGGCTGATAGCTCTGAATTTCAGAAAAACCGAAACGCGCCTGCTGTGGCTTCTTCCCGCCGCGCTGCTAGTTTTTAATTTGCAGTACTACGCCATGACCTTCATGACCATCATGACGTTGCAGTACCAGCTGGTGATCTTCCTTTCCTTTTTGTCCCTCCATTATCTAGCCAAAGGTACCTACTTGGCTTTCGGGTTAGCAGTGGGCGTAGCGCTGCTGGATACGTATAGTATGGGCAATGGCATGATGGTGTGGCCATCGGGCGTTGTGTTATTATTTTTCCAGGGCCGCTGGAAAGTGTTGGGAATTTGGGTAATCCTGGGAGTAGTAGCCGTTTTTGCGTACTTCTACGGCCAGGAACTGGTGCAGGGCAATGAAAAAGGATTTGCTTACATTCTGGCCAATCCCGTCAAAGTGCTGGCGGGTTTGCTGGCTATGGTAGGGGGAATTTTTGATATTTTTCCCACCCTAACCTTCCTGTACCGAATGCTGATTCCGGTTCTTTTGGGGGCTCTGATGCTGGGATTTGGGATATATTGGCTGGTGATGATCTTCACGCGTTCGGAGTACTGGCACCCGCGCATTCCAAATACAGGATTTGTAAAATATTTCCCTAAAAACAACAACCCGCTGCCGGACCAGGATTCGACGAATGCCTTCTGGCTGGGTGCCCTGACCTACCTGTTCATCAGCATGGCTCTTGTGGTTTTTTTCAGGACACGCTTCAATTATGAATTGGTATTGTGGAGTACCTACAAGATCTACCCGGGTACTTCCGCCGCCATTGCCTATCTGCTCCTGATTTCCCTGGTACCCTATTCCGTAAAAAAATATGTTTTTGGCGGGGTACTGGCACTGGCGCTACTTGCGTGGGGTACCTCATACTACCATTACATTCCCGAAGTAGCCAAAATCCGTAAAGTCCGG is from Salmonirosea aquatica and encodes:
- a CDS encoding DMT family transporter, producing the protein MSSSPPLRSYLQLHFLVLIWGFTAILGLLVTIAPTALVLYRTFFAALGLALVVYLRKKSFRVGRGQAIRMMGVGILLSTHWILFFASARVSTASVCLAGMSTTSLWTSLVEPLVNRQRVRPLEVLLGLLAVAGLYIVFRFEFNHALGLILALGSAFLAALFTVANSHFVKRHDAFVITFYEMVGASICSLFFVIVFQTYDLNNALPLWPASADWLWILILAGVCTVYAYSMGTQLMKQFSAYMLNLTVNLEPVYGIALAFVIFGEKERMTPGFYLGTLVILLAVLAYPLLQRRQPMAG
- a CDS encoding DUF6056 family protein — encoded protein: MNNLIRIYRTVGNTINIALLAGVLLPLIALSFYNHPSPADDYGYIDTVFKYGWLEAMHYYYTGWTGRYFGIFLNHTNPLLFHSVEGFKVLPVLVILGLVAILYGLARQLTPTLSWRAHLGFAGVLFFLYILKLPSVAEAFYWMAAFVTFSVPAIMTFGWIILTIRWYRLETKRLQILTTVFAGFLVFAIIGSSEPSLLTILILIAGLWGYRLLFHKKVDGFMIGMLVAAAIGCFFYFRAPGLTVRIGGNPLSGNIPKSMLNAFKTLTLLTVDWLTTTPILLFTVVWFIVLSRIVPQARAYFAVPFWYVSLLFLGVLAAQLFTPYYGIGIDPTAREVNYVYLFFLVGWFYVAGVLFHEVNSQFTLPHIPRLPQGIILTILAFWIVFDVYENANIRMVYKDWLSGKAATYNAKMYQRYELIKNSPTPVVYLPEIKDPPQSLFVDDIKEDKNHWWNKLMAGYFGKEAIYLKKADHD
- a CDS encoding glycosyltransferase family 2 protein, yielding MNPARLLLVLPCYNEEAILHHTYGTLKGYYAGIKASGLIHEDSRICFVNDGSRDRTWTMIEEISQADPTVIGVKLSRNFGHQSAILAGLEHHVDDFDCFITLDADLQDDIHAMTAMLEKHREGAMIVYGVRNDRTSDSWFKRVTAESFYTIMQKMGVPVVFNHADFRLMDRRVLRELGNFREINLFLRGIVPLVGFQSEKVFYKRLDRMAGETKYPVRKMVLFAWNGITSFSTFPMRLVLYFGFFNFLVAMVIFAYILGSYLFGFTVPGWTSTMLPITFFSGSNMMALGLIGEYIGKIYEEVKARPRYIIEKIVHE